Part of the Cellulomonas taurus genome, GACCGCCGACGAGGCCGAGGACGCGGCCGACGCGCTGGTCCGGGAGATCGCCGCCGAGGGCATCGTCCTGCTGAAGAACGAGGGCGACGCGCTCCCGCTCGGTGGCGACGACCTCAAGGTGACCCTGCTCGGGCGTGCCGCCGCCGACCCGATCTACGGCGGCTCCGGCTCGGGCTCCACCGACACCAGCAGCGCCGTCAACGTGCGGCAGGGCCTGGAGGAGTCCGGGATCGAGGTCAACGACGCGGTGTACACCGAGCTGAGCGACTTCGCCGCCGACACCCCGCGCACCAACATCGTGATGGACCTGCCCGCCGACTCGGTCTACAACATCGGCGAGATGCCCGCCGCCGACTACTCCGACGAGGCGGTGGCCTCCTTCGCCGACTACGACGACGCGGCCGTGGTCGTCATCGGTCGTGCCGGTGGTGAGGGTGGCGACCTGGCGACCAGCATGGAGGGCTGGGACGACAACTACGTCCCCGGTCAGCACCAGCTGGAGCTCAACCAGGACGAGAAGGACACCATCGCCCTGGCCCAGTCCCACTTCGACACCGTGGTGGTCGTGGTGAACGCCTCGACCAGCATGGAGCTGGGCACCGTGCAGGACGACACCGGCGTGGACGCCGTGCTCCAGGTCGGCTCCCCCGGCCAGAGCGGCTTCGCCGCCCTCGGCCAGGTGCTCACCGGTGAGGTGAACCCCTCCGGCCGCACCGTCGACCTGTACGCGGCCGACTTCACCCAGGACCCGACCTTCCAGAACATCGGCTCCTACCAGTACTCGAACGTCTCCGGCCTGGCGTCCGACGCCGGCAAGGGCGTGGACGGCAACGGCTACTTCGTCCAGTACGAGGAGGGCATCTACGTCGGCTACCGGTACTACGAGACCGCAGCCGCCGAGGGTTTCATCGACTACGACCAGGCAGTGGTGTACCCCTTCGGCTACGGCCTGAGCTACACCGACTTCCGGTGGGACGTGCTGGGCTCCACCGAGTCCGACGGCACGATCAGCACCCAGGTCCAGGTGACCAACACCGGTGACGTCGCGGGCAAGGACGTCGTGGAGCTCTACTACTCCGCGCCGTACACCCCGGGCGGCATCGAGAAGTCCGCTGTGGTGCTGGGCGCCTTCGACAAGACCGACCTGCTGGCACCGGGCGAGTCGCAGACCCTCACCCTGGACCTGGCGGTCGAGGACATGGCCTCCTACGACCAGGCCGACGCGCAGGCCTACGTGCTGGACGCCGGTGACTACCAGCTCACCGTCCGCTCCGACTCGCACACCGTGGTCGCCGACGCGATGACCTACACCGTCGAGGAGACGGTCACCTACGCCGGCGAGGACCACCGCGCGTCCGACCAGGCGCCGGTCACCAACCAGTTCGACGACGTGACCGCCGCGTTCACCGGCGAGGACGGCCACCCGCGGACCATGAGCCGGGCCGACTTCGCCGGGACCTTCCCGACCGCGCCGACCGACGCCGACCTGGTCGCCTCCGAGGAGACCGTCGCCGCCTTCGACGCCTACGACACCGAGGCAGCCGCCGAGGCGTCCGACGCCACCATGCCGACCACCGGGGCCGAGGGCGACCTGACCCTGATCGACATGCGCGGTCTGGACTACGACGACGAGCAGTGGCAGGCACTGCTGGACCAGCTCACCGTGCCGGAGATGACCTCGGTGATCCTGAACGGTGCGTACAACACCGGGGCGATCAACTCGATCGTCAAGGAGGTCACCGGCGACTACGACGGTCCGGCCGGGTTCAGCTCCTTCATCAACGACGCGATCTCCGGTGTCAGCTACCCCTCCGAGGTGCTGCTCGGCCAGACCTGGAACGTCGACCTGGCCGAGAAGATGGGCGTGTCCATCGGCAACGAGGGGCTGACCCTCGGCGCCAACGGCTGGTACGCCCCGGCGGTCAACCTGCACCGCTCCCCCTTCGCCGGGCGCAACTTCGAGTACTACTCCGAGGACCCGGTGCTCTCCGGTGAGCTCGCCACCGGCGTGGTCAGCGGTGCGGCGTCCAAGGGCGTGTACTCCTACCTCAAGCACTTCGCGCTGAACGACCAGGAGACCAACCGGGTCAACAACGGCATCGCGACCTGGGCCGACGAGCAGACGATCCGCGAGGTCTACCTCAAGGCGTTCGAGCTGCCGATCAAGAACGCCTCGGCCGAGATGACCTACCTGGCCGACGACCAGGGCACCCTGGCCACCAAGGAGATCGGCGCCACCGCGGTGATGAGCTCCTTCAACCGGATCGGGAACACCTGGGCCGGCGGCTCGCACGCGCTGATGACCGATGTGCTCCGCGAGGAGTGGGGCTTCGACGGCATCGCGATCACCGACTTCAACCTGTACAACTTCATGTACCCGGACCAGGCGATCATGGCCGGCACCGATCTGATGCTGACCTTCCAGCCGATGAAGTCGCTCGCCGACACCAGCTCCGCCGAGGGGGTGTCGAACATCCGCACCGCGACGCACAACATCCTGTTCGCGGTCGCCAACTCGAACGCGATGAACGGTGTCGCCACCGGCGCCGAGCTGAGCTACACCCCGCCGGCCTGGCGGTACTGGCAGATCGGGATCAGCGCCGTGCTGGGCCTCGGCCTGCTGGCGGCTGCCTGGGGCGTGACCCGACGGGTCCGTTCGCACCGCTGATCGACCCGCACCCACGAACGGGACGCTGCGCTAAGGTGCAGCGTCCCGTTCTGTGTGTCTGCAGGAGCTCCCCGTGAACCCGTCCGTGGCGCTGGGGACCCTGCCCCCTCGCGCGCGCACCACCACCGACCCGGTGCTGACCGTCGTCGTCCCCGCCTACGACGCCGCCGACTGCCTGGCACGAGCCCTCGACTCCCTGCTCGGCCACGACGCGGCGGTCGAGATCCTGGTGATCGACGACGGGTCCACCGACGGCACCGCCGCCGTGGCACAGCGCTACGCCGACCAGGGTCTGGTCCGGCTGATCCGGCAGCCGAACGCCGGCCACGGCGGGGCGATCAACACCGGGATCGCGCACGCCACCGGCCGGTACCTCAAGGTGGTGGATGCCGACGACTGGCTGGACCCGCAGGCATTCCGCGCCGCACTCGACACCCTGGCCGTCATCGAGCCGGTCGATCTACTGGTGTCCAACGTCGTGTACGAGAAGACCGGCAAGCGGCGCAAGCACGTCGTCCGCTACCGCAACGCGCTCCCCCGCGCCCGGGTGTTCACCTGGCGACAGACCCGCCGGATGCGGGCACGGCAGTACCTGATGATGCACGCCCTGATCTACCGGACCGACCTGCTGCGCGACGTCGGCCTGCGGTTGCCGGAGCACACCTTCTACGTCGACAGCCTCTACGCCTGCGTTCCGCTGGCCCGGGTGCGCACGGCCTACTACCTGGACGTGGATCTGTACCGGTACTTCATCGGACGCGAGGGCCAGTCGGTGCAGGAGTCGGTGATGGTCCGCCGCCTCGATCAGCAGCTGCGGGTGAACGCGCTGTTGCAGGAGCAGTTGCTGCGCGCCGACGTGGAGCACACCGACCCCCGGCTGCGCGGTCATCTGGTGCACTACTTCCGGGCGATCTGCGTGGTGTCGTCGATCATCGCGCTCAGCGCCCGGACCCCGGAGGCGCTGGCCGACCGGGACCGGATGTGGGCACGGCTGCGCGCCGAGGACCCGACGCTCTACCGCCGGGTGCGCCGCAGCGCGATCGGGGTGCTCGCCACGCTGCCCGGCGCGCTCGGTCGCCGGGTCTCACTGCTCGCCTACCGGGCCGCCCGCCGGGTGATCGGGTTCAACTGACCTGCGGTTGCGGGGTCGGGGCCGGGGCGGCACGGTGGGTCGTGAACGCTCCCAGAGATCCTCAGGAGGATGACCATGGCCCGTGCCGAACTGCCGAAGTACACCGTTCCGTCGCTCACCGTGGAGGACGGTGCCAAGGTCGCCGAGATCCTGCAGCAGCGGCTGAACGCCCTCAACGACCTGCAGCTGACCCTCAAGCACATCCACTGGAACGTCACCGGCCCGCACTTCATCGCGGTGCACGAGATGATCGACCCGCAGGTCGACCAGGTGCGTGCGATGGTCGACGCGGTCGCCGAGCGGATCGCCACCCTCGGTGTCGCCCCGGTCGGCACGCCGGGCGCCCTGGTCGCCGCGCGTGAGTGGGACGACTACTCCATCGGCCGGGCCGGTGCGATCGAGCACCTGGGCGCGCTGAACGAGGTCTACGTCGGTGTGATCGAGGACCACCGCGCCGCCGCGGAGGCCACCGAGGAGCTGGACACGGTCACCAACGACCTGCTGGTGGGTCACCTGCACGAGCTGGAGCTGTTCCACTGGTTCGTCCGGGCGCACCTGGAGTCGGCCGGCGGTGCGCTGTCCACCGACGGCGCCGATGGTGAGAAGGAGGCGGCGGCCGCCGCCTCGCACGGCTGATCCACCCGGCGCGGAGCCCCCGGAACCGAGCGGTTCCGGGGGCTTCCTGCTGTTTGGCGCGGTGCGGTCAGAGCCGCTCGGGCTGGTCCCAGTCGTCCGAGGCGGCGAGCTGTTCGTCGTCGGGCAGGAGCTCCGCGTCCTGGAGCGAGCGCGGGCCACCGGTCGGGTCACCGCCGCTGCGGGCGTCCCGGGCGCGCAGCTCGGCCTCGGAGAGGCGCTGGTCGGCGATGCCCTCGGCGGAGGGGTCGGAGGTGAGATCGGAGTGCTTGCTCATGTCACGGTTGTACCCCGCTCATCGGCTCACGACCACCGGGACCTCACAACCCGGTGACCGTGCGCAGCCAGAGGTAGATCGGCGAGTCGGCCAGTAGCAGCAGCACCGCCCAGCCCACGGCGATCTGAGCGACCGCCGTCCACAGGATCACCCGGCGCCGCCGCCGACCGGGTTCCCGGGCCACCAACAGCAGCACGTACATCGCGGTGAGCAGCACGTAGGTCTGACCGCCCGCCTGTCGCAGGCCGGACCACAGCGACAGGTACAGCCCGGCGATGGCGATCAGCGGCGCGATCAACGACCACCGGTCGCGCACCAGCCGGAAGCCGAAGGCCACCACGAACAGCGGCACCGCCAGCATGCCCTGGGCGATCAGCTCCGCAGCGGTGGCGGCACTGATCGGGAACCAGCCGTTCGTCGCACTGGCCTCCAGTCCGCCCCACGGGTCGGCGGAGAACCACCAGGACGCGTAGAGCCAGAACGCCACCGCGCCGATCGCGGGGAACATCAGCACGGCGATCGTCGCCCGGTTCGCTCCCCGTCCCAGACGGCCGGCGCGCCGGGCGAAGAACGGTGCCAGCACCCCGAGCACGATCGCGTAGAACCAGGCGCCCGGGTCCACCATCACGGCCACCCCGAGCGCGAGCCCGGCCCGGAACCCGGATTCGGTGTTCCGCTCCTCAACGAAGGAGGCGATGCCGTCCAGCGCGATCACCACGAGGGCCAGCCCGAGCAACGCCTGCAGGTCCGACGCCGCCAGGTAGTAGAGCGGCGGGGTGAGCACCAGGGTGCCGAGCACCGCTGCCGTGCCCCACAGTCCGACGCCCCGGCGCGCCAGCACCCCGGCGAGACGTTGCAGCACGAAGCCGAGCACGACGGCGGCGACCAGGTTCAGCGCCAGGTCGCTGCCACCGACCACCGCGGAGATCGCGGCCGACAGCGGCGGGAAGATCTCCGCCATCCAGCCCAGCCCGGTGTCGCCCCATTCGATCAGGTCCCCGCGCGCCGACAGCGCGCGGTTCGCGACGGGCACGAAGCCGCTGCCCTGGGTGAGCAGGGCGACCAGGAGGAAGGGGAAGGCCAGGGCCAGGCGCAGCAGCCAGCGCTGCGACGGCTCGATCGGCCAGGTGTCAGGCGCCAGCCCCCTCGGTCCGAAGCGTCGGCTGGGGTGTGAGATGGGCGGTGACGCCGGTGAGGCCATGGGCGGTCTTCTCCCAGTAGTGCGGCTTGGTGATCAACTGCCACAACGCCTTGTACGCGGCGACCGAGTGCAGCAACCAGTAGAACGGATTGGCCAGCCCCCACAGGACCAGGCCGTAGCGACGCCGTTTGAAGGCGCCCATCATCGACACGTAGATCATCAGGGCCGAGCCCACCCCGAGGTTGAACAGCGAGAGCCAGAGCACCCAGCCGGGGAACAGCACGTCGAGCTGGTGGGGCTCCAGCAGCAGCGAGGCCAGGAAGACGGCGTACAGCAGCGGCACCGCGAGGAAGGTCGCCGGGGTGCCGCCCACCAGGAACAGGAACGACAGCGTCTGGCGCAGCCCGGCGACCCGGACCAGCCGGAACGGCTGACGCAGGTGCACCAGCGTGGTCTGCATGTACCCCTTGATCCACCGCGACCGCTGCCGCACGAAGTTCGGGTAGGAGGTGTTGGCCTCCTCGTAGGTGGTCGAGTCGATCACCCCGACCCGCAGTCCCTCCGCCGAGGCCCGGATGCCGAGGTCGGCGTCCTCGGTGACGTTGAACGGGTCCCAGCCGCCGAGGCGCCGCAGACCGGAGATCCGGAAGTGGTTGGACGTGCCGCCGAGCGGGATCGCCAGCCGGTTGTACTCCAGTCCGGGCAGCATGTAGTCGAACCAGAACGAGTACTCCAGGGTGAACATCCGGGTCAGCGGGTTCTCCTCGGCGTTGAAGTAGTTGAGCGCCGCCTGGACGCAGACCAGCTCCTCCCCCGCCTCCCGGAAGGCCAGCACCGCCTTCTTCAGCTGGTCCGGCTCCGGCTTGTCCTCCGCGTCGTAGATGACCAGCAGCTCGCCGGTGGCGAACTCCAGGCCGACATTGCACGCCTTCGGCTTGGTCTGCGGCGCACCGGCCGGGACCGTGATGAACCGGAAGTGGCTCGGCGGGTTCGCCGCCTCGGCGGCTGCTCGGGTCTCGGTGTCGTCCTCCTCGACCAGGATCAGCACCTCCAGCTTGTGCGCCGGGTAGTCCAGAGCACCGAGGTTCTCGATCAGGTTGGCGACGATGTTCGCCTCCTTGTACACCGGCACGAGCACGGTGTAGCGCGGCAGCTCGTCGTCCCGCAGCGCGGCGAGGGCCGCGGGCTCGGTGCGGGCGACGCGTTCCATCCGTGCGCCACGGATCGATGCCCAGAACTTGAAGCCGGTGCCGATCAGGAACGCCAGACCGACCAGCACCGAGAGGGTCACCACCACGCCGTGCGGGGTGAACCAGACCGCCAGGGCGACCAGGACCAGCCCGACGACCAGCGCGACCCGCTGCCAGGGCACCAGCACCGTGCGCGCCGACTGGGCCGGGGATCGACCCCACAGGCCGAGGCTCGCCTTGTCCCGCAGCTGCGCGCCGTACAGGTCGAGCACCGTCTGCTGGAACTCCCACCGGTCGGCCAGCACCAGGAACGGCTCGACGCCGAGGACCGCGCGGATCGCGTCCCGCTGCAGCTCGTCCGGCTCGTCGATCACCGCCACCACCCGGCTGCCGTCCGCCCGGGTCTCCAGGGGCAACCAGCCCTGCTGCAGCACGGTGTCGACGTCGGCGGCCGCCAGATCGGCGTCGGTCAGCGCGGAGGCGGTGCGGGCGGTCTCCACGTAGGGCATCCCCCACAGGTCGGCCAGCGCCCGGGTGAGCGCCTGCGAGTCGACGGCACCGATGGCGACCAGCACCTCACCGATCTGCGCGCCGGAGCTGCGGGCCACCTCCGCGGCCGAGTCCAGCACCTGCCGCTCCACCAACCCGCGTTCGGCCAGGTAGTCGCCCACCCGGCGCACGTTCTCGTGCCGTCCCACGTCTCACCCCTCCTGTGCCACCGCTGTGACCCTAGGCAGATCCGGCGGTCGATGACCAGGCAGGGTGGTACATGTGTGCAGGACCCGCTGGATCGGGCGGCTGTGGACAGGCGAGCGCCGCGTGCTGATCGGTCAGGGCTCCCAGGAGCGCGCCTGACCCGTGGCGAACGCCACCTGCGCGGCCCGGGTCACCGGACCGGGGGTGCCGTCGCCGACCGGTCGCCCGTCCACCGCGACCACCGGCTGCACGTCGCGGGCCGAAGAGGTCAGGAACACCTCGTCGGCGTCGAGCAGCGCGTCGTAGGGCAGATCGACCTCGCGGGCGCCGACCCACTCCAGCACCAGGGCCCGGGTGATCCCGGCCAGGCAGCCGGCGGACAACGGCGGGGTCAGCAGCTCGCCGTCCCGCACCACGAAGACGTTGGTGCCGGTGCCCTCGCACAGCTCACCCCGGGTGTTGGCGAAGACCGCCTCACTGGCACCCGCCGCGTGCGCCTGCGCCAACGCCAACACGTTCTCCCCATAGGAGGTGGTCTTCAGCCCGGTGAGCGCGCCGACCTCGTTGCGGCGGTACGGCACCGTGATGACCCCGACCTGCGGATCCGGGTCGTGCCCCGGGGTCAGTCCGAGGATCAGCGTCGGCGTGGTCGCGGTCGGGTCGAGCCGACCGGAGCCGAGCACCCCGGGTCCGGCGGTGAAGGTGATCCGCAACAGGTCGTAGTCGGTGGTCAACGCCGAGCGGTTGGCCGCGATCACCTCCGCCGCCGCCCGACGGACCCGCTCGGGGTCCAAGCCCGGCAGGCCCATCCCGGCGGCCGACCGGGTCATCCGCTCCAGATGCCGGTGCAGCGCGAAGGTCTGGCCGCGCACCACCTTGACCGCCTCGAAGACGCCGTCGCCGACCACCAGTCCGTGGTCGCGTGCCGACGTCGTCGCCTGCTCCGCGGGCAGGAGCTCGCCGTTCACCCAGAAGATCGTCCCGGTCACGTCCATGTCGGCACGGTACCCGGGGTACGGGTGCCCGAGGTCAGTTCGGGTACTGCGGACCGCCCGGCAGGCCGAAGAGCTCCTCCAGGGAGTCCGCGCCGCGCAGGTGGAGCTGGTGGACCAGGTCGGTCCCGACGAAGCGCAGGTGCCACCCCTCCGGCCGGTAACCGGTCCGGCCGGAGTTCGCGGGGGTGTACCGGACGACGAACCCGAAGTCCTCGGCATGGGCCGCCAACCACTGGCCCTCGGCGGTCTCGGCGAAGCACTGCTCCAGGTCGCACTCCGGGCGGGTGCTGCTGCCCAGGTCGACGGCGAGGCCGGTCTGGTGCTCGGAGTAGCCCGGGCGGGCGGAGACCTCGTCCGCACCGGCAACGCCCATGCTGCTCGCCCAGCCGGCGTAGACCTCGTTCTGCCGCTCCGCGGACCGGTACCCGGAGATCAGGGTCGGGGTGATCCCGGCGGAGGCGGCGGCGGCGCGCAGGGCGGCGAGCGCGTCGGCTGCCTCCGGGCGCAGCTCGATGGTGCCGCCGTCGACCGGGACCAGTGCCGCCGGTACGTAGTCGAGGGGCAGCGGACGCTGCTTGTTGACGACCACGGCGAGCGAGGCGGGGTCC contains:
- a CDS encoding glycoside hydrolase family 3 C-terminal domain-containing protein, encoding MSNKKFLAIWVPVLSVVLVLVVGANIALGIFSNWVSSQLGTGTYTITNAEGTEDWDTEYSKADYATADEAEDAADALVREIAAEGIVLLKNEGDALPLGGDDLKVTLLGRAAADPIYGGSGSGSTDTSSAVNVRQGLEESGIEVNDAVYTELSDFAADTPRTNIVMDLPADSVYNIGEMPAADYSDEAVASFADYDDAAVVVIGRAGGEGGDLATSMEGWDDNYVPGQHQLELNQDEKDTIALAQSHFDTVVVVVNASTSMELGTVQDDTGVDAVLQVGSPGQSGFAALGQVLTGEVNPSGRTVDLYAADFTQDPTFQNIGSYQYSNVSGLASDAGKGVDGNGYFVQYEEGIYVGYRYYETAAAEGFIDYDQAVVYPFGYGLSYTDFRWDVLGSTESDGTISTQVQVTNTGDVAGKDVVELYYSAPYTPGGIEKSAVVLGAFDKTDLLAPGESQTLTLDLAVEDMASYDQADAQAYVLDAGDYQLTVRSDSHTVVADAMTYTVEETVTYAGEDHRASDQAPVTNQFDDVTAAFTGEDGHPRTMSRADFAGTFPTAPTDADLVASEETVAAFDAYDTEAAAEASDATMPTTGAEGDLTLIDMRGLDYDDEQWQALLDQLTVPEMTSVILNGAYNTGAINSIVKEVTGDYDGPAGFSSFINDAISGVSYPSEVLLGQTWNVDLAEKMGVSIGNEGLTLGANGWYAPAVNLHRSPFAGRNFEYYSEDPVLSGELATGVVSGAASKGVYSYLKHFALNDQETNRVNNGIATWADEQTIREVYLKAFELPIKNASAEMTYLADDQGTLATKEIGATAVMSSFNRIGNTWAGGSHALMTDVLREEWGFDGIAITDFNLYNFMYPDQAIMAGTDLMLTFQPMKSLADTSSAEGVSNIRTATHNILFAVANSNAMNGVATGAELSYTPPAWRYWQIGISAVLGLGLLAAAWGVTRRVRSHR
- a CDS encoding glycosyltransferase family 2 protein, which produces MNPSVALGTLPPRARTTTDPVLTVVVPAYDAADCLARALDSLLGHDAAVEILVIDDGSTDGTAAVAQRYADQGLVRLIRQPNAGHGGAINTGIAHATGRYLKVVDADDWLDPQAFRAALDTLAVIEPVDLLVSNVVYEKTGKRRKHVVRYRNALPRARVFTWRQTRRMRARQYLMMHALIYRTDLLRDVGLRLPEHTFYVDSLYACVPLARVRTAYYLDVDLYRYFIGREGQSVQESVMVRRLDQQLRVNALLQEQLLRADVEHTDPRLRGHLVHYFRAICVVSSIIALSARTPEALADRDRMWARLRAEDPTLYRRVRRSAIGVLATLPGALGRRVSLLAYRAARRVIGFN
- a CDS encoding Dps family protein, with product MARAELPKYTVPSLTVEDGAKVAEILQQRLNALNDLQLTLKHIHWNVTGPHFIAVHEMIDPQVDQVRAMVDAVAERIATLGVAPVGTPGALVAAREWDDYSIGRAGAIEHLGALNEVYVGVIEDHRAAAEATEELDTVTNDLLVGHLHELELFHWFVRAHLESAGGALSTDGADGEKEAAAAASHG
- a CDS encoding glycosyltransferase, with protein sequence MGRHENVRRVGDYLAERGLVERQVLDSAAEVARSSGAQIGEVLVAIGAVDSQALTRALADLWGMPYVETARTASALTDADLAAADVDTVLQQGWLPLETRADGSRVVAVIDEPDELQRDAIRAVLGVEPFLVLADRWEFQQTVLDLYGAQLRDKASLGLWGRSPAQSARTVLVPWQRVALVVGLVLVALAVWFTPHGVVVTLSVLVGLAFLIGTGFKFWASIRGARMERVARTEPAALAALRDDELPRYTVLVPVYKEANIVANLIENLGALDYPAHKLEVLILVEEDDTETRAAAEAANPPSHFRFITVPAGAPQTKPKACNVGLEFATGELLVIYDAEDKPEPDQLKKAVLAFREAGEELVCVQAALNYFNAEENPLTRMFTLEYSFWFDYMLPGLEYNRLAIPLGGTSNHFRISGLRRLGGWDPFNVTEDADLGIRASAEGLRVGVIDSTTYEEANTSYPNFVRQRSRWIKGYMQTTLVHLRQPFRLVRVAGLRQTLSFLFLVGGTPATFLAVPLLYAVFLASLLLEPHQLDVLFPGWVLWLSLFNLGVGSALMIYVSMMGAFKRRRYGLVLWGLANPFYWLLHSVAAYKALWQLITKPHYWEKTAHGLTGVTAHLTPQPTLRTEGAGA
- a CDS encoding aminotransferase class IV; amino-acid sequence: MDVTGTIFWVNGELLPAEQATTSARDHGLVVGDGVFEAVKVVRGQTFALHRHLERMTRSAAGMGLPGLDPERVRRAAAEVIAANRSALTTDYDLLRITFTAGPGVLGSGRLDPTATTPTLILGLTPGHDPDPQVGVITVPYRRNEVGALTGLKTTSYGENVLALAQAHAAGASEAVFANTRGELCEGTGTNVFVVRDGELLTPPLSAGCLAGITRALVLEWVGAREVDLPYDALLDADEVFLTSSARDVQPVVAVDGRPVGDGTPGPVTRAAQVAFATGQARSWEP
- a CDS encoding M15 family metallopeptidase, yielding MPPGSGGVGARRAARRRLAGTALAGMLLAGVGVSPAVAGPWPDPRPQGDRLAGVLRVDPLTPTEDPASLAVVVNKQRPLPLDYVPAALVPVDGGTIELRPEAADALAALRAAAASAGITPTLISGYRSAERQNEVYAGWASSMGVAGADEVSARPGYSEHQTGLAVDLGSSTRPECDLEQCFAETAEGQWLAAHAEDFGFVVRYTPANSGRTGYRPEGWHLRFVGTDLVHQLHLRGADSLEELFGLPGGPQYPN